CAATCCAGGCAGATGCTGGCAGTTGCAAAAGAAAACTTGTATGCGGAAGCAGTCTGCGTGGAAAATGGACGTATTCAGGCAGTAGGTACTCTGGATGATGTGATGCAGTATAAAACAGATGGAGACGAGATGGTGGATTTGCAGGGAAAAACGATGCTTCCGGGATTTTTGGATGCACATTCTCATTTTGTAGGAGCTGCCAATGCAATGACACAATGCGACTTGTCAGAGTGTGGAAATTTTTCGGAGATTGTAGATGCCATGAAAATGTTTGCCGAAAAAAGAAATTTATCCAAAGATGCATGGATCGTAGGCTGTAATTATGACCAGAATTTTCTGGAGGAAAAACGACATCCGGACAGATATGTATTGGATGAGATCAGCCATACAAATCCGGTATTGCTGATCCATGCTTCCTCTCATATGGGAGTGGTAAACAGCAAAGGATTAGAAATTCAGCAGATTGATGAAAAGACAGAAGATTGTCCGGGAGGAAAATATGGGAGAATCGCAGGGACAAGAATCCCGGACGGGTATATGGAAGAAAAAGCGTTTCTTGCGTTTCAGTCAAAACTGCCGATGACATCTATGGAGGAGCTGATGCAGCTTATCGGGGAAGCGCAGAAAATGTATGCGAGTTATGGCGTGACTACGGTTCAGGATGGAATGGTAGGAAAACCGTTGTTTGAGCTGTTAAAATATGCCTCTGCCAATGGACTGTTGAAGCTGGATGTAGTAGGGTATGCGGATATTATGACGGCGGCAGATCTTTTTGAGGAAGAAAGGGCATACGCAAACCGGTATACCGGTCATTTAAAAATGGGAGGATATAAAATTTTTCTGGATGGCTCACCGCAGGGAAGGACTGCGTGGATGACAAAGCCCTATGAAGGGGAAGAGAATTATTGCGGCTATCCGATCCATACAGATGAGGAATTGAATCACTATATTGAGCTTGCCTTAGAGAAAAAACAGCAGCTTTTGGCACACTGTAATGGAGATGCGGCAGCAGAGCAGTATATCGGACAGTTTGAAAAAGCACTGTCAAAGAGAACGGATAAAGATCTGCATCGGGCAGTCATGGTACATGCACAGCTTGTGAGAAAAGACCAGCTGCAGAGAATGGCGGCAATCGGGATGATCCCAAGCTTTTTTGTGGCTCATACGTATTACTGGGGAGATATCCATCTTCAAAATTTCGGAGAAAAAAGAGGCAGCCAGATTTCACCGGTGAAAGATGCCATAGATTACGGAATGAAATATACGTTCCATCAGGATACACCTGTGATCCCGCCGGACATGATGCGTACGATAAGCAGCGCAGTCAATCGTATTTCAAGAGGTGGAAGGGTCATCGGTGAAAATCAGAAGATTTCAGTATTGGATGCATTGAAGGCAGTTACGATTTATGCGGCGTATCAGTACTTTGAAGAACATGAAAAAGGAAGCATTGAATGTGGAAAATATGCGGATTTTGTAGTGTTGGAGAAAAATCCTCTGAAAACTCCAAAGGAAGAATTGGCAGAGATCAAAGTCTGGATGACAATCAAAGAAAATGAAGTAATTTACAGAAGTGGAGAAGCGAATCATGAATAATCGTACCAAAGGAATCAGTTTGGCAATCATCACTGCAGTAATGTGGGGAATCATGGGGATGTTTGTAAGAGGACTGACCGGGTATGCGTTTACAACTTTTGAAATCTCATTTTTCCTCTGCGCACTGGCAGGTGGCGCCTATTTCCTGTTTTTGCTGTTTACAAAACCCTCGGCTCTAAAGATTAATTTGAAGGGGCTGGTGATTTGTCTTCTTTACGGAGCGGTGGCATACAGTATCAGCTTTGTGAGCTATAGTGTGGCAGTTTCCAGAATTCCGGTGGGTGTGGCAACTGTGCTGATGTTTATGAGTCCGATCTGGGTGGCAATCCTGGGACGGTTTATGTTTGGAGAAAAACTGCCAAAAAGCAAGATGGTGACGATTTTGATTTGTCTGATCGGCGCAGTATTTGTAGCAAATCTCATCGGAGGTGGAGATATCAAGCTGGATGGAATCGGAATTTTAGCTGGAGTGATCAATGGTGTCGGAGTAGCACTTCAGATTCTGCTCCCGAAATATTTTGCAAAAGACTATGAGAGGGATACACTGTTGGTGTATGGATTTCTCGGGGCAGCTGTTGTATTGATGTTTGGTATGGATTTTGGTGCAGTATCTTCCCATATGAGCAGTACACCAACAGGAGTGTTGCTCTGGAATTTATTTGGAATCGGAATTCTGTGTACCATGGTGGCGAATGTATCCTGCGTCAAATCTACACAATATGTGGAAGCAACTACAACCAGTATCCTTTCTGCACTGGAAGTTGTTGTAGGAACTCTGGTCGGGTTTGTGGTATTTCATGAGCATATGACTATGCTTCAGATTTTAGGTGCAGTGATCATTGTTGTGGGAGCCATCGGATCGGAGATTTATCAGCCGAAAAGAGTTGAAAAAGATTATGGGAGGGTGAAATAAAATGGAACTACAGAAAGTATCACGCAGATACAGAATCAGACTCCTTCAGGAAACGGACATGGATGATATTTTACGATTAAGTGAAAGTAATCCGATGTTTTATGAATATTGTCCTCCGTTTGTAACACGAGAGAGTATTTTAAATGATATGAAAGCTTTACCACAGGGAAAGACAGACGCAGAAAAATATTATATTGGTTTTTTTGAAGGGCAGAAGTTGATTGCGATTATGGATATGGTGTTTGCATTTCCAGATGATGAAACAGTTTATATTGGATTGTTTATGGTAGATCATGATGTACAAGGATATGGGATTGGTTCTATTATCATAGAAGAATATGCAGAGTATATACGTACGCTGGGAAAGAAAACGATCCAACTGGCATTTGCCAAAGGAAATCTCCAGAGTGAGGCATTCTGGCAGAAGAATGGATTTGTGAGAACAGGGAAAGAAGTGCAAAATGACGGGTATATTGCAGTCTGTATGAAGCGGGAACTGTAGAATGGAGACTTACGATGGTATATTTAGAGCAATTTAGATTTCCTGACGCGGAAGTGGAATTTGATTTTTTTCTCAGGCAGAAACGTACCTGTTATGATACGTATTATCCATTTCAAATTCTGTCAAAGCATCGTTTTGAGCAGATTGATTTTGAGCCTGTTACGATTTTATATGGCGGAAATGGAACGGGAAAGTCCACCGTGTTAAATATTATCGCGCAAAAACTGCATTTGTTGAGGGAAGCACCATTTAACCAGTCCAGCTTTTATGAAGACTATCTGGAACTTTGCTCTTTTGAGAGTGCAGCGCATTTGCCGAAAGACAGCAGGATTATTACAAGTGATGATGTATTTGATTACATGTTAAATATCCGGAATCTGAATGAAGGGATTGACCGGAAGAGGGAGATGTTGTTTGAAGAGTATCTGGATACGAAGTTTGCAAAGTTCCGGATGAAAAGTCTGGATGATTATGAGCAGTTGAAACGAGTGAATAACGCGAGAAGAAAAACACAGTCACAGTTTATCCGTTCGGAACTCATGGATAATGTACGAGAGTATTCCAATGGAGAAAGTGCATTTCTATATTTCACAGAAAAGGTGACAGAAAATGCATTGTTTTTATTGGACGAGCCGGAAAACAGTCTTTCTCCGGCAAAACAGCAAGAGCTGGTAAAATTTATCGAAGATTCCGCAAGGTTTTTTGGATGCCAGTTTGTGATCGCAACACATTCTCCTTTCGTGCTGGCAATCAGAGGAGCAAAGATTTATGATCTGGATGAGGAGCCTGTGGATGTGAAACGATGGACAGAACTGGAAAATGTACGGGCATATTATGATTTTTTTAAAAAGCATGCATCAGAATTTTAGAAAAGGGCAGCAAGTGTACTTCTGATCAGAAAACCAGAAGATGCACCTGCTGTTTTTTAAATAGGGTATTTCTTGCAGAGGGATTCCAGAATTTCAATATGAAGTTCTTCATCCAGAATAATGCGTTTCAGGCATTTTTGGATGTCTTCATCCTGAATTCGCTGACATTGTTCCCGATATTTGCGGACTGCCTGCTTTTCACCATTTAACGCACTGAGCAGAATTTTTGGAAGATCCGTAAAATAATTGATATATCCGGCTGTCCAGTAGAACATGCGATTTTGCCGATGTGTCCACAGGCGTGGGGATTCACCCAGCTGATCGGCAAGTTGACCGAATATTTTGAGATGGTGCATTTCTACAATACTGATGTTCTTAAAGATTTCTGCTATGCGGGCAGTATCGGAAGTCAGAAAAATACTGTTGTAAATATAAAGACCAATCGTGGACATTTCGGACTCCTGTCCACCCATGTTATCCAGCATCATTCTTCCATATAAAGGATTTTGTTCTTTGATGCAGACGGGTGGATAGGGAGATTGATGGGCATATAAAAAATCGGGAGAAGTGTCTGTGGGTGTGGAATCGGGGGTGCAGCTACAGCTGCAGGTTAAATCGTTATTCATAGAGAACTCCTTGTGATAAGTTTACAGTGTTATCATATGAAAACATAGAGTAAAATATGTGATTGTTTTTTAGGGGAATTTCAATGGTTCAGATTGTACTTTTTTAAATATTCGTCTTTGATATGATAAACATAGCTTTCTTGATAAATCATAATTTCACCACCATTTAGATAAAAATAGCCCTACCTTGCGATAGGGCTGGATTTTCGAGCCGGACATTTATTAGACGCTTCCGGTAAGCGAACAATATTTTCGATGATAGATTTCTCTATCCCTGTTATTATTATACGCAGAGATAGAAAATATGTCCAGAAATTGCCTGAAGATTGAAAGCCGGAAGCGTATGTGGTATTTTTTATCAGCGCTGATGTTCCAGATTTTTATTTGCAGTAGAAAGCATCAGCTTGATCCGATTGAGCTGGTTGACTTCGCTGGCTCCCGGATCAAAGTCGATTGCTACGACATTGGAAGTCGGATATCTTCTTCTGAGCTCTTTGATGACACCTTTTCCTACCACGTGGTTCGGCAGGCAGGCAAATGGCTGTGTGCAGACAATATTTGCAGCGCCTCCGTGGATCAGCTCCAGCATCTCTCCGGTTAAAAACCATCCTTCACCGGTCTGGTTTCCGATGGAAACAATCTCAGATGCCATTTCTGCCAGTTTTTCGATCTTGGCAGGTCCTTCAAAATGCGTGCTTTCTTCAAATGCTTTGCTTGCAGGTGCACGGAACCATTCAAGAGCACGAATACCAAGATTTCCGAGTACAGCCTTGGATTTTTTCATGCCAAGGTGGGATACCTTGAAATTCTGGTTGTAGAAGCAGTAGAGTAAAAAGTCCAGAAGATCCGGAACGACTGCTTCGGCGCCTTCTTTTTCTAAAAGCTCGACCAGGTGGTTGTTGGCTGCCGGCAGGAACTTTACAAGGATTTCTCCAACGATTCCGACTCTTGGTTTTTTCACATCCAGTGTTTCAATCTGGTCGAATTCCTGAATCATCTGACGGCACAGTTTTTTAAATGTATGGCGATGAGGATATCCGTTGGATACAAAATCTTTACATCTCTTTTTCCATTTTTCATGAAGTGCATCGGTTGTTCCCGGCACTTTTTCATATGGGCGCATCCGGTAAACACATTTCATAAAGATATCGCCAAATACGACGCCATACAAACCACGCAGCGCCAGGAGCGGCGTGATCTTAAATCCAGGATTGCTTTCCAGTCCGCTTAGATTCAGTGAAATCACAGGGATATGAGAATATCCTGCTTTTTTCAGTGCACGCCGGATAAACCCGATATAGTTGGAAGCACGGCATCCTCCTCCGGTCTGTGTGATAATGACAGCCAGATGATCGGTGTCATATTTTCCGGATAAAATCGCATCCATAATCTGACCGACTACGATCAGGGAAGGATAGCAGGCATCATTGTTTACATATTTTAATCCCATGTTGACAGCCTGTTTGTTGTCATTTGGCAGAATTTCAACCTTATATCCGGATGCACGAAATGCCGGTTCCAGAATCTCAAAATGCATCGGTGACATCTGTGGGCAGAGGATCGTGTATTCCTTGCGCATCTCTTTTGTAAATGGAATCTTCTCAATAGAAGATGGCTGGATGATGCGCTCGGTCTTTTGCTGTTCTCTCACCCGGATGGCAGCAAGCAGGGAGCGGACACGGATACGGGCAGCTCCCAGATTGTTGACCTCATCGATTTTCAGCGAGGTATAGATCTTACCGGAACGGGTCAGGATATCTGCCACCTGATCCGTTGTGACGGCATCCAGTCCGCATCCGAAAGAATTCAGCTGGATCAGATCCAGGTTTTCTTTTGTCTTGACATAGTTTGCAGCGGCATACAGTCTGGAGTGATACATCCACTGATCCATGACATTGAGAGGTCGTTCTACTTCGTGCAGATGAGAGATAGAATCTTCTGTCAGGACGGCAATATTATAGGAGTTGATCAGCTCCGGCAGTCCGTGATTGACCTCAGGGTCCGTGTGATAAGGACGTCCGGCAAGAACAATTCCGCGATTGCCGGTTTCATCCAGAAACTTGATCGTCTCTTCACCTTTACGACGCATATCTTCTCTGCATGCAGCAAGTTCCAGCCATGCTTTGTGAACAGCAGTGCGGATCTCATCTGCGGAAACAGAAAATTTTTCACCAAGCTCTTCAATCAGTCTGGAAGAAAGCGTCTCTTCACTCTGGAAAGACATAAACGGATGCATAAAATCAATTTCTCCGGTTACGATCGGATCCATGTTATTTTTGATATTTTCCGGATAGGAAGTTACGATCGGACAGTTGTAGTGGTTGTTGGCTTTTTCAAATTCATTTCGTTCGTAAGGGATACAAGGATAAAAAATATGTTTGATCCCTTCGTTGATAAGCCACTGTACATGTCCGTGTGCCAGCTTTGCCGGATAACATTCGGATTCACTCGGAATGGATTCGATTCCCAGCTCGTAAATCTTTCGGGTAGAAGACGGAGAGAGTACGACACGGAATCCAAGCGTTGTAAAGAATGTATGCCAGAACGGATAATTCTCATACATGTTCAAAACTCTTGGAAGGCCGATCGTTCCTCTGGAAGCCTCTTCTTCTGAAAGCGAGGTGTATCCGAAATACCGCTGCATCTTATATTCAAACAGGTTTGGCAGGTGATTTTTTGATTTTTCCTTGCCAAGTCCTCGTTCACAGCGGTTTCCGGTGATAAACTTTCTTCCGCCGCTGAAATGATTGATTGTCAGACGGCAGTTGTTCGTACAACCGCGGCATTTTGTCATGGTAGTCTTGTATTCCAGTGCTTCAATCTCTTCAATTGGGAGCATGGTAGTGCCTTCACAATCCTGATAACGTTCCCTTGCAATCAGGGCAGCTCCAAAAGCCCCCATGATACCGGCGATATCAGGACGGATTGCCTCACAGTCTGCGATTTTTTCAAAACTGCGCAGAACGGCATTATTATAGAAGGTTCCTCCCTGTACGACGATATGTTTTCCAAGTTCAGAGGCGTCGGACACCTTGATGACCTTAAACAGTGCGTTTTTGATCACGGAATAGGCAAGTCCTGCGGAGATATCTGCAACAGAAGCGCCTTCTTTCTGTGCCTGTTTTACTTTGGAGTTCATAAATACAGTACAGCGTGTTCCCAGATCGATCGGATTTTTGGCATAGAGGGCTTCCTGTGCAAAATCTTCGACTGTATAATTCAGTGATTTTGCAAAGGTCTCAATAAAAGAACCACATCCGGAAGAGCATGCTTCGTTTAACTGAACACTGTCTACCGTCTGATTCTTGATTTTGATACATTTCATATCCTGTCCGCCGATGTCGAGAATACAGTCTACATCCGGTTCGAAAAATGCGGCCGCATAATAATGGGAAACCGTCTCTACTTCTCCTTCATCCAGAAGCAGTGCAGCCTTGATCAGTGCTTCGCCGTATCCGGTGGAGCAGGAGTGAACGATCTCGACACCTTCCGGAAGCTGACTGTAGATCTCCTTGATTGCCCGGATCGTTGTTCCCAGAGGATCTCCGTCATTGTTATGATAGAAGGAATACAACAGCGTTCCATCTTCACCTACCAATGCTGCCTTTGTTGTAGTGGAACCTGCATCGATTCCAAGAAAAGCCTTTCCCTGGTAAGAAGCAAGGTCTTTGACCGGAACCTGATGTTTTGCATGGCGGAAAGTGAATTCCTCGTAATCTGCAGAAGATGCAAACAGGGGTTCCAGACGCTCCACTTCAAATTCCAGTTCGATTTTATTTGCCAGACGGCTCTGAAGTGTCTGCAGAGGAATATCCACATTCCGTTTGGAATTCAGCGCGGAACCGATTGCTGCAAACAAATGAGAATGATTAGGAGCGATAATATGCTCATCGTCCAGTTTTAAAGTACGGATAAAGGCCTCTTTTAATTCCGATAAAAAGTGAAGTGGTCCGCCTAAGAAGGATACATGTCCGCGGATTGGCTTTCCGCAGGCCAGTCCGCTGATCGTCTGATTGACTACTGCCTGAAAAATAGAAGCAGCTAAATTCTCTTTGGAAGCTCCTTCATTGATCAGAGGCTGAATATCAGATTTCGCAAAAACACCGCAGCGTGCTGCGATGGAATATAAAGAAGTATAATTTTTTGCATATTCATTCAGCCCACTGGCGTCTGTCTGAAGAAGGGAAGCCATCTGATCGATGAAGGAACCGGTACCTCCTGCGCAGACACCGTTCATACGCTGTTCTACATTTCCATCTTCAAAATAAATGATCTTTGCATCCTCACCGCCGAGTTCAATTGCCACATCAGTCTGAGGTGCATAATCCTGCAAAGCGGTGGAAACCGCAATCACTTCCTGTACAAACGGAACATGCAGGTGGGTGGCAAGAGTCAGCCCTCCGGATCCGGTGATAACAGGAGAAACATGGATCGGTCCCAGTTTATAGATGGCACGTCCGAGAAGATCAGACAGTGTTTCCTGTATATTTGCAAAATGGCGTTCGTAATCGGAGAACAGAACTTCATTATCTGCTCCCAGGACTGCGATTTTTACCGTGGTGGAACCAATATCGATCCCTAAAGTATATAATTCGTTCTTTTTCATAGTAATTCCTCATCTTTTGCTATAGTAGTTATTACTTATTTAAATGCAGTCGTTATTTTACAACATTTTATATTATACGACAAGTAGTCTAAAAACACAATTATGAGTGTTCACCATAAATATACAAAAGATTTTAAGGAAAAAATAGAAAATCTCATAAAATTTAACACAATCCTAACGCAAAAAATAAAACAATTATTTGACAAACAGTAATGCTCACTGTACAATTACTCTCTGTAAGGGAATAAATATATAAGGAGAGATTGTCATTGAACTGGTTAAACAAGCTGGAAAGAAAATTTGGACGATACGCCGTTCACAATCTGACGACGTACCTGATCGGGACATACATTATCGGATATGCAATCCGTCTGTTTATACCCGATATGATGATTTGGCTGTATCTGCAGCCGGGAGCGATTCTGCACGGACAGATCTGGAGGATCGTATCCTGGATTCTGGTACCGCCGCAGGGCAGTCTTCTGGAAATCGTCATTATGCTGATGCTTTACTATTCTCTCGGTACTACGCTGGAGAGGACCTGGGGAGCATTCCGCTATAATGTATATATCTTTTCGGGTATTTTATTTACGGTACTGGGAGCGTTTGTGCTGTACATCCTGTATGGCTCGGGGGCAGATTTCCTGGGTGGATATTTCAGTACGTATTATATCAACCTCTCAATTTTTCTTGCATTTGCTGCAAGCTATCCGGATATGGAACTTTTGTTGTATTTCATCCTTCCGATCAAGATCAAGTGGATGGGACTGGTGTATGGAGTATACATCCTGTACCAGTTGGCAACCGGCAATCCCGCATCGCGCATAGTGATCATTTCATCACTTTTAAATTTTGTCGTGTTCTTTTTATCCAGCAGGAATTTAAAACCGTATACACCAAAAGAACAGGTGCGCAAAGCAAAATTCAGACAACAGACAAGACCGCATATGACTTATGCAAATGGTGCAAAACACCGTTGTGCTGTCTGTGGGAGAACAGAGTTGGATGATTCAAGTCTGGAATTTCGATTCTGTTCCAAGTGTAATGGAAATTACGAGTATTGTCAGGATCATTTATTTACACACCAGCATGTGAAATAAGAATTAAGGATAAGTTAGAAGGAGAGTTATGACATGAAAAAAACAAAAGTAGTCTGCACAATGGGTCCTAATACAAATGACAAAGAAGTTATGAGAAAGTTGATTCAAAACGGAATGGATGTTGCGCGTTTCAACTTTTCACACGGTGATCACGAAGAGCAGAAATTCCGTATGGATCTTCTGAAAGAGCTTCGCGAGGAAGAACATGCGCACACAGCGATTCTTCTGGACACAAAGGGACCGGAAATCCGTACAGGTCTTTTGAAAGACGGAAAGAAAGTAACCCTCCAGGAAGGGAATACATTTGTACTTACAATGGAAGATATCGTAGGAGATGATACAAAAGTGTCTCTTTCTTATAAAGGTCTTGCAGAAGATGTACAGCAGGGAACAGTAATTTTGATCGATGACGGTCTGATCGGACTGAAAGTAAAAGAAATCGTAGATCAGGATATTGTTTGTGAGATCGTAAACGGCGGTGAGCTTGGTGAGAGAAAAGGGGTCAATGTACCGAACGTTCCGGTAAGACTTCCTGCAATCACAGAAAAAGATAAAGAAGACATCAAATTTGGTGTAGAACAGGATATTGATTTTATCGCTGCATCCTTTGTGCGCAATGCAGAGTGCGTCCTTGAGATCCGCGCATTTTTGAAAGAACTGGATGCACCTTATATTCCGATCATTGCGAAGATTGAGAATGCAGAAGGAATTCGCAATATTGATGAGATTATCCGTGCTGCAGATGGTATCATGGTAGCAAGAGGAGATATGGGTGTTGAGATTCCGGCAGAGGAAGTGCCATACCTGCAGAAGATGCTGATTCAGAAGTGTAATAATAACTTCAAGACTGTTATTACAGCAACTCAGATGCTGGATTCCATGATCCGTAATCCACGTCCGACAAGAGCGGAAGTGACAGACGTTGCAAATGCTGTTTATGACGGAACAGATGCAGTGATGCTGTCCGGAGAGACTGCACAGGGAAAATACCCGGTAGAAGCATTGCAGATGATGGTACACATTATCGAAAATACAGAGCAGCACCTGGATTATGATATGATCCTGGATAAGGCAGGAGATCACTTAAAGAGAGGAATCTCCAGTGCAATCGGATATTCTTCTGTTTTGGCAGCTGCGAATCTGAAAGCAAAAGCAATCATTACACCGACAGTTTCCGGAGCGACAGCAAGAGTGATGTCAAACTTAAAACCAATCCAGCCGATCATCGGAGTGACTCCGAGTGAAAGAGCACTGAGAAGAATGTCCATTTACTGGGGCGTACAGGCTCTTAAATCAATGGAATGCCATACAACAGATGATATCTGCAGTGAGGCAATTGAGATTTCAAAAGTAAAACGATGTGTAGAGACAGGAGATGTTGTTGTATTGACAGCCGGAATCCCTGCGCTGGATGTAAATGCTGCCCGTGAGGGAATCAGTAATATGATGAGAATCGCGACAATTGAATAAAATTGGCAGGATAACACATGCCGTTCATAGAATTTTTCTGTGAACGGCATTTTTGTATTGACAAGCATTCTCGATTCTTATATAGTGTTTCTTGAAAGAACTACTAACATGATCGGGAGAAAACTATGGAACAGAATCAGTATGTGGAATACCTGCTTCATTTCGGACTGACAAGGCAGGAGGCTCTGATTTATGTGGAATTACTTGTAAAAGGAAAGCAGACAGGATATGAGATTGCAAAGGAGACAGGGATTTCCCGGTCCAATGTGTATTCTGTTCTGGCAGCGCTGGCAGAAAAAGGAGCGGCCTATGTGATCGAAGAGTCTGCAAAGCGCTATATTCCGGTAAAAGTAGAGGAGTTTTGCGGGAACTGTATCCGCAGGATGCAGGAGGAGCAGGAGTGGATGGAGAGAAACCTTCCACAGAAGAAAGCGGAGACAGAAGGATATATCACCATTGAAGGAGAACAGAATATTCTGGATAAGGCGAAGAATCTGATCGCACAGGCGGGGGAAAGAGTGTATCTTTCCTGTACAGCAGGATATCTTGACGCATTCCGTCAGGCGTTGGAAGAGCTTGTGAAAAAGAAGCGGAAAGTTGTGATCCTGACAGATGCCCCGTATGAATTGAAAGACGCAATTTTCTATCAGACAGAGGAAAAAGGACAGCAGATCGGGTTGATCGTGGATTCTAAGAGCGTGCTTTCAGGGGAGTATGGAAAGGGGAGCCTGAATACCTGTCTGTATTCCGGACAGAAGAATTTTGTAACTGTATTTAAAAATGCAATGGCAAATGAGATAAAATTGATTCAATTACAAAAAGGAGGAACTGTATTATGAATAAAACACCATTTGTAACAAAAGAACAGCTGGATGAAATTATGAAAACCTATCCGACACCGTTTCATCTTTATGATGAAAAGGGAATTCGCGAGAATGTAAAGGCTCTTCGGGAGGCG
This window of the Mediterraneibacter gnavus ATCC 29149 genome carries:
- the pyk gene encoding pyruvate kinase; amino-acid sequence: MKKTKVVCTMGPNTNDKEVMRKLIQNGMDVARFNFSHGDHEEQKFRMDLLKELREEEHAHTAILLDTKGPEIRTGLLKDGKKVTLQEGNTFVLTMEDIVGDDTKVSLSYKGLAEDVQQGTVILIDDGLIGLKVKEIVDQDIVCEIVNGGELGERKGVNVPNVPVRLPAITEKDKEDIKFGVEQDIDFIAASFVRNAECVLEIRAFLKELDAPYIPIIAKIENAEGIRNIDEIIRAADGIMVARGDMGVEIPAEEVPYLQKMLIQKCNNNFKTVITATQMLDSMIRNPRPTRAEVTDVANAVYDGTDAVMLSGETAQGKYPVEALQMMVHIIENTEQHLDYDMILDKAGDHLKRGISSAIGYSSVLAAANLKAKAIITPTVSGATARVMSNLKPIQPIIGVTPSERALRRMSIYWGVQALKSMECHTTDDICSEAIEISKVKRCVETGDVVVLTAGIPALDVNAAREGISNMMRIATIE
- a CDS encoding TrmB family transcriptional regulator, translating into MEQNQYVEYLLHFGLTRQEALIYVELLVKGKQTGYEIAKETGISRSNVYSVLAALAEKGAAYVIEESAKRYIPVKVEEFCGNCIRRMQEEQEWMERNLPQKKAETEGYITIEGEQNILDKAKNLIAQAGERVYLSCTAGYLDAFRQALEELVKKKRKVVILTDAPYELKDAIFYQTEEKGQQIGLIVDSKSVLSGEYGKGSLNTCLYSGQKNFVTVFKNAMANEIKLIQLQKGGTVL
- a CDS encoding membrane protein, which gives rise to MNWLNKLERKFGRYAVHNLTTYLIGTYIIGYAIRLFIPDMMIWLYLQPGAILHGQIWRIVSWILVPPQGSLLEIVIMLMLYYSLGTTLERTWGAFRYNVYIFSGILFTVLGAFVLYILYGSGADFLGGYFSTYYINLSIFLAFAASYPDMELLLYFILPIKIKWMGLVYGVYILYQLATGNPASRIVIISSLLNFVVFFLSSRNLKPYTPKEQVRKAKFRQQTRPHMTYANGAKHRCAVCGRTELDDSSLEFRFCSKCNGNYEYCQDHLFTHQHVK